The following proteins are co-located in the Paenibacillus sp. JNUCC32 genome:
- a CDS encoding GNAT family N-acetyltransferase — protein sequence MTQIEEHFQEFHVLETERTRLRKISYSDQDDMYSYCRFPMVSRYTVWDTHQSLDNTKAFIEFVLNRYDTQKVGPWGIEHKQAKKLIGSCSFVSWDNRNKRAELGYVLSNEYWNQGYMSEVIRRILGFGFNELGLVRIEARCHLDNIGSARVMEKTGMRFEGVLRRHILAKGAFQDVKFH from the coding sequence ATGACGCAAATTGAAGAACATTTTCAAGAGTTCCATGTTCTTGAAACTGAACGAACAAGATTAAGAAAGATAAGTTACTCGGATCAGGATGATATGTATAGTTATTGTAGATTTCCTATGGTATCGAGATATACCGTTTGGGACACTCATCAGTCACTTGATAATACAAAAGCATTTATTGAATTTGTGTTAAACCGTTATGACACACAGAAAGTAGGACCTTGGGGGATTGAGCACAAACAAGCCAAGAAACTAATTGGTAGTTGTAGTTTTGTGAGTTGGGATAATCGAAATAAAAGAGCAGAGCTTGGTTATGTATTGTCAAATGAATATTGGAATCAAGGATACATGTCCGAGGTAATTAGAAGAATTTTAGGGTTTGGATTCAATGAATTAGGGTTAGTTCGAATTGAAGCAAGATGCCATCTGGATAATATCGGATCCGCCAGAGTAATGGAGAAGACTGGAATGCGATTTGAGGGGGTATTGAGAAGGCATATCTTAGCGAAGGGTGCATTTCAGGATGTAAAATTTCATTAA
- a CDS encoding chloramphenicol phosphotransferase CPT family protein → MKQGQIVFLNGTSSAGKTSISMELINQKEILFHHLSIDDFFHNFNDLINNKFPDLKPVKELDDVVIGQIMFDPIISMYYATIKLFLEYGLNVIVDTVIENDKWFNDYLDVLFDYPTLFVGVICSKEELTRREQIRGDRMIGLANSQFDKVYCFNEYDLEVNTEELNPTECAEKILNFIKSDQDYSAFKKLSKRDVSSS, encoded by the coding sequence TTGAAGCAAGGACAGATTGTGTTCTTGAACGGAACTTCAAGTGCAGGAAAGACTAGTATTTCTATGGAACTGATCAATCAGAAAGAGATTCTTTTTCATCATTTATCCATAGATGATTTTTTTCATAATTTCAATGATCTTATTAATAACAAATTTCCAGATTTAAAACCAGTAAAAGAATTGGATGATGTAGTTATCGGACAAATAATGTTTGATCCTATAATCTCCATGTACTACGCCACAATTAAACTGTTTTTAGAATATGGTCTGAATGTAATCGTCGATACCGTAATCGAAAATGACAAGTGGTTTAATGATTATCTTGATGTACTTTTTGATTATCCTACATTATTCGTAGGTGTAATATGCTCGAAAGAAGAACTCACAAGAAGAGAGCAAATCAGAGGAGATCGAATGATTGGACTAGCAAATTCCCAGTTCGACAAAGTATATTGCTTTAATGAATATGACCTTGAAGTAAATACTGAAGAGTTGAATCCAACAGAATGTGCCGAAAAGATATTAAATTTTATTAAGTCCGATCAGGATTACTCGGCATTTAAGAAATTAAGTAAAAGAGATGTTAGTAGTTCATAA
- a CDS encoding class I SAM-dependent methyltransferase: MDKNSLNRRNIIVDVENGVGSSEDLKTDVVHKTNSLYWDTKGNDFLKAIVLPYYGAFISEEKCQLFGDISGKKLLEIGCGNGQSLQYQGERNASELWAVDISERQIEKAAQHLKSCGIAAKLICSPMEEECGIPTDYFDYVYSIYAIGWTTDLEGTFRRISSYLKKDGLFIFSWSHPIHRWITTENDRFVINKSYFNEGWYPVAVDEGELLLADRMLSTYVNALAKAGFVIELMIEESDHEFMQSRDENSDMAKRAKMLPVTFVIKARKL; encoded by the coding sequence ATGGACAAGAATTCATTAAATAGAAGAAACATAATTGTGGATGTGGAAAATGGTGTCGGCAGCTCGGAAGATTTAAAAACGGATGTTGTTCATAAAACAAACAGCCTATATTGGGATACCAAAGGCAATGACTTCTTAAAAGCAATCGTGCTCCCTTATTATGGAGCATTTATCTCAGAAGAAAAGTGCCAGCTTTTTGGTGATATCTCAGGAAAAAAACTGCTGGAGATCGGCTGCGGAAATGGTCAATCTTTGCAATATCAAGGGGAACGAAATGCATCTGAACTATGGGCTGTGGATATTTCAGAAAGACAAATTGAAAAGGCAGCGCAACATTTGAAGTCATGTGGTATAGCAGCAAAATTGATATGTTCTCCTATGGAAGAAGAATGCGGCATCCCAACGGATTATTTTGATTATGTTTATTCAATTTATGCCATAGGTTGGACCACCGATCTTGAGGGTACCTTTCGACGAATATCTTCTTACCTTAAAAAAGACGGGCTATTTATTTTCAGTTGGTCTCACCCTATACACAGATGGATTACTACAGAAAATGATAGGTTTGTAATTAATAAGAGTTACTTTAATGAAGGTTGGTATCCGGTAGCAGTTGATGAAGGTGAGCTATTGTTAGCGGACCGGATGCTGTCTACCTATGTAAACGCGCTTGCGAAAGCAGGGTTTGTAATTGAGCTAATGATTGAGGAATCTGATCATGAATTTATGCAATCGCGGGATGAAAACAGCGATATGGCAAAGAGAGCAAAAATGCTTCCAGTAACTTTTGTGATAAAGGCAAGAAAACTATAA
- a CDS encoding GNAT family N-acetyltransferase, which produces MKVYLEALSEQDFTTIIEWINQKDEDFIVQWAGLTYSYPLTIEQLKAHYSKGINTIESDVFIYRIKEAKQFVGTIQLCRFNKDLEEAVIGRFLIGETQNRGRGIGSKALKEIVKIGFEQFRLKAINLNVFDFNISAIRCYENIGFEKMNRKENVYQDKAGRTWNNIEMKLIKDNFVG; this is translated from the coding sequence ATGAAGGTTTATTTAGAAGCATTATCAGAACAAGATTTTACAACGATCATAGAATGGATAAATCAAAAAGATGAAGATTTCATCGTACAATGGGCAGGTTTAACTTATTCCTATCCATTAACCATAGAACAATTGAAAGCACATTACAGTAAAGGAATAAATACGATTGAATCGGATGTTTTTATATATAGGATCAAAGAGGCAAAGCAATTTGTTGGCACAATACAACTTTGCAGGTTTAATAAAGATCTTGAAGAGGCTGTAATTGGAAGATTTTTAATTGGTGAAACGCAAAATCGAGGAAGAGGAATTGGAAGCAAGGCATTAAAGGAAATTGTAAAGATTGGATTTGAACAATTCAGATTAAAGGCAATAAATTTAAACGTATTTGATTTTAATATATCGGCAATTAGATGTTACGAGAATATTGGTTTTGAGAAGATGAATCGTAAGGAGAATGTATATCAAGATAAAGCAGGACGCACATGGAATAATATCGAAATGAAATTAATTAAAGATAATTTTGTGGGCTAA
- a CDS encoding nucleotidyltransferase domain-containing protein — MILEKVINRIAIQSEYKDFVDKYINHILTEFKGKIHSIYMCGSIPKGTAKPFKSDADFTIVCVNPKDIDYERLSNIKDRLLEEYPIVTKIDTIICSIDDVLSKPNEWGFWVKIICVCMYGHDIGEKVPPIIISPEFILGLNTETKEEVDRVRRSLSTASDHTMKTRYIKGYSKRLIRALYSLVLTDTGVWQDDIIEMKNAIINYCEIDSALVEYLYACYLDSDVFVEEFLGNADEVYSYFENALNTMAASRTSLG, encoded by the coding sequence ATGATATTAGAAAAAGTTATAAATAGAATTGCAATACAAAGTGAATATAAGGATTTTGTTGATAAGTATATAAATCATATACTTACCGAATTTAAAGGAAAGATTCATAGCATTTATATGTGTGGCTCGATTCCAAAAGGAACTGCTAAACCTTTTAAGTCAGATGCAGACTTTACTATTGTATGTGTAAATCCCAAAGATATTGATTACGAAAGATTGTCAAATATTAAAGACAGGCTTTTGGAAGAATATCCAATAGTAACTAAGATTGATACGATAATTTGCTCGATTGACGATGTATTAAGTAAACCGAATGAGTGGGGTTTTTGGGTTAAGATCATTTGTGTTTGCATGTATGGTCATGACATTGGTGAAAAAGTACCACCGATCATTATTTCTCCAGAGTTCATTCTAGGCTTAAATACAGAGACCAAGGAAGAAGTAGATCGTGTACGTCGTTCACTTTCTACTGCTAGTGATCACACGATGAAAACTAGATATATTAAAGGGTATTCGAAGAGATTAATTCGTGCATTATACTCTTTGGTTTTAACAGATACAGGTGTATGGCAAGATGACATTATTGAGATGAAGAATGCCATAATAAACTATTGCGAGATTGACTCCGCTTTAGTTGAGTATCTGTATGCTTGTTACTTGGATAGTGATGTATTTGTTGAAGAGTTTCTGGGAAATGCAGATGAAGTATATAGCTATTTTGAGAACGCCTTAAATACAATGGCTGCTTCCAGAACTTCTCTCGGCTAA
- a CDS encoding GNAT family N-acetyltransferase, with protein sequence MINLMDYKDRKEIINLLAECMYPDNKRVIQEYERYKNDKSRILLGRIENHELVGLIGIIYQTDYEIELKHIAIKFNNRRKGLGKKLIMEFMEENLIRRMEAETDKNAVNFYKKIGFNITSLGEKYPGVERFKCTLNKD encoded by the coding sequence ATGATTAACCTAATGGACTATAAAGATCGAAAGGAAATAATAAATTTGCTAGCTGAATGTATGTATCCAGATAATAAACGAGTAATTCAAGAATATGAACGATATAAGAATGATAAATCAAGAATATTACTGGGAAGAATTGAAAATCATGAATTAGTCGGACTTATCGGAATTATTTATCAAACAGATTATGAAATTGAACTAAAACATATAGCAATAAAATTTAACAATAGAAGAAAAGGATTAGGAAAGAAATTAATAATGGAATTTATGGAAGAGAATCTTATAAGAAGAATGGAAGCCGAAACCGATAAGAATGCAGTGAACTTTTACAAAAAGATCGGTTTTAACATTACAAGTTTAGGAGAGAAGTATCCTGGAGTAGAACGTTTTAAATGCACTTTGAATAAGGATTGA
- a CDS encoding lysozyme inhibitor LprI family protein: MKGKILILFFITIVFSSCQNNSQSTTLNSETKSIMNSELPSDVVSTGIGTESKEITEGRSDPSNYEVLTMSIGNLDLKGEFYDEMLRNPIDHDYEVEFNEFQNSKEIITTLEWGALESKYTEIWDNELNHIYKKLLSKLDREPREALIESQKEWLQYHLRETKFVEKSFINNGYLGSQGSVSLGRVIKERIRERTMQLFEYRYLLDGEVEFLYQSKK; the protein is encoded by the coding sequence ATGAAAGGTAAGATACTCATATTATTTTTTATTACGATAGTGTTTTCATCTTGTCAAAATAATAGTCAATCGACTACCTTGAACAGCGAAACTAAATCAATAATGAATTCTGAACTGCCATCTGATGTAGTGAGTACAGGTATTGGAACAGAATCGAAAGAAATAACTGAAGGTCGTTCAGATCCTTCTAACTATGAAGTGTTAACCATGAGCATTGGGAACCTTGATTTGAAAGGAGAATTTTATGATGAAATGCTTCGAAATCCTATAGATCATGATTATGAGGTGGAATTTAATGAATTTCAAAATTCCAAAGAGATTATTACAACATTAGAATGGGGGGCGTTGGAAAGCAAATATACAGAGATTTGGGATAATGAGTTAAATCATATATATAAAAAGCTTCTTTCTAAGTTGGATAGAGAACCAAGAGAAGCACTAATTGAATCGCAGAAAGAATGGTTACAGTATCACTTAAGGGAAACAAAATTTGTAGAGAAGTCATTTATTAATAATGGTTACCTTGGATCACAAGGGTCGGTAAGCCTAGGCAGGGTTATAAAGGAGAGAATTAGGGAAAGAACAATGCAATTATTTGAATATCGATATTTGCTAGATGGTGAAGTTGAGTTTTTATACCAAAGCAAAAAATAG
- a CDS encoding GNAT family N-acetyltransferase — protein MIIREAGSNDAEAIEGLYKELLPNNTKIKVLEDRIEEIKQDPNSFLFICEVDQEIVATAHLHLCLDALIESQPFGVVERVIVSGNRQGQGYGSLIMKHIEELCISRGCVKVFLTSGASRKQAHEFYTKLGYDGDSSKAFKKYL, from the coding sequence ATGATAATTCGTGAAGCTGGATCCAATGACGCCGAAGCTATTGAAGGACTATATAAAGAGTTGCTTCCAAACAACACAAAAATAAAAGTGTTGGAAGATAGAATAGAAGAAATTAAACAAGATCCTAATAGTTTCTTGTTCATTTGCGAAGTAGACCAAGAGATCGTTGCAACTGCACATCTGCATCTATGTTTAGATGCGTTGATAGAGTCACAACCTTTTGGGGTTGTAGAACGTGTAATTGTATCTGGAAACAGACAAGGTCAAGGTTATGGATCGCTCATTATGAAGCATATTGAAGAGCTGTGTATTTCAAGGGGTTGTGTTAAGGTCTTTTTAACCAGCGGAGCTTCGAGGAAGCAAGCACACGAGTTCTATACAAAGTTAGGTTATGACGGTGATTCGAGTAAAGCCTTTAAGAAGTACTTATAA
- a CDS encoding putative holin-like toxin, whose translation MEVKDALSLMFMFGMFILALLTYMKKK comes from the coding sequence ATGGAGGTCAAAGATGCACTTTCCTTAATGTTCATGTTCGGCATGTTCATTCTGGCATTGCTTACCTACATGAAAAAGAAATAG
- a CDS encoding HD domain-containing protein — protein sequence MKSVYNNLVINSLSGNLKDDIYNFLVNNGCPKTAEHCVRVGKEARKIAERFNANADSAEIAGYLHDISAVYSNDVRIQVSYDLGIEVLSEEEAFPMIIHQKISKEMARDIFNIMDQEILDAVGCHTTLKKNSTILDKVLFVADKIEWDQIGEPPYLFQITQKLDHSLNDAAFEYIDFLWKQRDNLRVIHPWLRDAYYELKDLV from the coding sequence ATGAAGTCAGTATATAATAATCTTGTTATAAATTCTTTATCCGGAAATCTCAAGGATGACATATATAATTTTTTAGTGAACAATGGTTGCCCTAAAACTGCGGAGCATTGTGTCAGGGTGGGGAAAGAGGCAAGAAAGATAGCGGAAAGATTTAATGCTAATGCAGATTCAGCTGAAATTGCTGGATATTTACATGATATAAGTGCGGTTTATTCTAACGATGTAAGGATTCAAGTTTCCTATGATCTAGGTATTGAAGTACTGTCTGAAGAAGAGGCTTTTCCAATGATAATTCATCAGAAGATATCTAAAGAAATGGCTAGAGATATATTTAATATTATGGATCAGGAAATTCTTGATGCAGTTGGGTGTCATACGACACTAAAGAAAAATTCAACTATTTTAGACAAGGTTTTGTTTGTTGCAGATAAGATTGAATGGGACCAAATTGGCGAACCTCCATATTTATTTCAGATTACGCAGAAACTAGATCATTCTTTGAACGATGCAGCATTCGAATATATTGATTTTTTATGGAAACAGCGAGATAACCTTAGAGTTATTCATCCATGGCTTAGAGACGCTTATTATGAATTGAAGGACTTAGTTTAG
- a CDS encoding DUF4209 domain-containing protein has product MLNIKVETKDVLGIDWDEAISGPVEKECHFYYSLFYKASDEAEKNKNITHSEILKLLGMICSFHLDLENYECPFEPALILRESRSPSIEDLTENDYEALLMIVELVKDSELKSRIADILWVGKRQHLQAKNAVYSYIESFWTLFDPIHWTSCIERIERALQIAIILGRKNEPFEASVKVIEEALNRINGEDSSFLSARLMELLIENGIGDPEKYSMLSEKIAIKAEEELDFRRARNYWGICSKWYHLKKDKENQHAKLKNYAETYVKEAKSILARENPSYMLASSQILSAIEAHRRVRGKNERIEELHRLLLTYQEESVDELQSISSEKIDISNYIEEAERLVEGKDKQKAIFQLGLIGGVPQKNALRAQVEKNSGKYFLQNFFSSVSINESGKIIKRHPSMISGDQEEVEAAIKVEMYKNAQYYHLIHTQGLVEPARRKIIFEHCIRLKDVFDLVENNPFVPYGREIIFAEGLLKGFYGEFLVSAHLLIPQLENSIRHILYESGEIVSSLDSEGVQDEKNLNSLLFVPKFEELISEDIAFDLQGLLVERSGSNLRNKIAHGLMSYENFFSSELTYLWWLTLHLCCIYKTLYLKSLKQ; this is encoded by the coding sequence ATGTTAAATATAAAAGTCGAAACTAAAGATGTTCTAGGTATCGATTGGGATGAGGCTATAAGTGGCCCGGTTGAGAAAGAATGCCATTTTTATTACTCGCTCTTTTATAAAGCTTCTGATGAAGCAGAAAAAAATAAAAATATTACACATAGTGAAATTTTAAAGCTCTTAGGAATGATCTGCTCATTTCATTTAGATTTAGAAAACTATGAATGTCCATTTGAGCCAGCTCTCATTCTTAGAGAGTCAAGAAGTCCAAGTATAGAAGATCTTACTGAGAATGATTATGAAGCACTTCTAATGATTGTCGAACTTGTAAAAGACTCAGAACTAAAATCACGCATAGCTGATATTCTATGGGTTGGGAAGCGTCAGCATCTTCAAGCTAAGAATGCTGTTTATTCTTATATTGAATCATTTTGGACTTTGTTTGATCCAATACATTGGACTAGTTGTATAGAGAGAATCGAAAGAGCATTACAAATTGCAATTATACTAGGCCGAAAAAACGAACCGTTTGAGGCTTCTGTTAAAGTAATTGAAGAAGCACTCAATAGGATTAATGGAGAAGACTCTTCATTTCTTTCGGCTAGATTAATGGAATTACTAATTGAGAATGGTATAGGTGATCCAGAAAAATACTCTATGTTATCAGAGAAAATTGCTATTAAAGCAGAAGAAGAGTTGGATTTTCGTAGAGCGAGAAATTATTGGGGCATATGTTCAAAATGGTACCATCTTAAAAAAGATAAAGAAAATCAGCACGCTAAGTTAAAGAACTATGCTGAAACCTACGTGAAAGAAGCAAAATCAATCCTCGCACGCGAGAATCCAAGTTATATGCTTGCATCTTCTCAAATATTAAGCGCTATTGAGGCACATAGAAGAGTAAGAGGAAAAAACGAACGTATTGAAGAACTACATAGACTTTTATTAACTTACCAAGAAGAGTCAGTAGATGAGCTACAAAGCATTTCCTCTGAAAAAATAGATATTAGCAACTATATAGAAGAGGCAGAAAGGCTAGTAGAAGGTAAAGACAAACAGAAGGCCATTTTTCAATTGGGCTTAATAGGAGGAGTGCCTCAAAAGAATGCTCTACGTGCGCAAGTTGAAAAAAACTCAGGAAAATACTTTCTTCAAAATTTTTTTTCTTCTGTGTCTATAAATGAAAGTGGAAAAATAATTAAACGTCATCCTTCTATGATATCAGGAGATCAAGAAGAGGTTGAGGCAGCAATTAAAGTAGAGATGTATAAAAATGCTCAATATTATCACCTCATCCATACTCAAGGTTTAGTGGAGCCTGCTCGAAGAAAAATAATTTTCGAACATTGTATCCGTTTGAAAGACGTTTTTGATTTAGTCGAAAATAATCCCTTTGTTCCATATGGAAGAGAAATTATATTTGCAGAAGGCCTATTAAAGGGGTTTTATGGAGAATTTTTAGTATCTGCACATTTGTTGATCCCACAACTTGAAAATTCAATTCGGCATATTCTTTACGAATCTGGAGAGATTGTTTCTAGTCTTGATTCTGAAGGAGTTCAAGATGAAAAAAATTTAAACTCACTTTTATTTGTTCCAAAGTTTGAAGAGCTCATTTCTGAAGATATAGCCTTTGACTTACAAGGACTTTTAGTTGAAAGATCTGGGAGTAATCTGAGAAATAAGATAGCTCATGGATTGATGAGCTATGAGAACTTTTTCTCAAGCGAACTAACATATTTATGGTGGTTAACTTTACACTTATGCTGTATCTATAAAACACTATATCTTAAGTCCTTAAAACAATAG
- a CDS encoding protein kinase domain-containing protein: MKFSTNEHSIHDIRLARYAAVSTALCLVSDEQLSKRVEKATVLNTGIGGTTAFLQIDDTPVFVKMVPLTELESHYDNYMSTRNAFNLPPYCHYGIGSPGAGVWREVAAHTMTTNWVLARQCENFPLMYHWRVLKSPERRNPISEELSDVPKMVEFWGTSKIRDRIEALEQSNYNVVLFCEYVPCNLHNWLAEQVAIGENAANSAFAMLDSNLLSTVSFMNANGLLHFDVHFNNVLTDGHRVYISDFGLATSSRFELSDSELEFFELNKTHDGCYVATQIVNWLVAALTGRMNRSERIEFIRRCAEGKESLEVMDSAAEIIMRYAPIAVVINDFYTNLVSNNRNTSFPVEEIERVCMKTGFQLPFSNPRLV; this comes from the coding sequence ATGAAATTTTCAACGAACGAGCATTCGATTCACGACATTCGACTTGCCCGCTATGCCGCCGTGTCCACTGCCTTATGTCTGGTAAGTGATGAACAGCTTAGCAAGCGAGTGGAAAAAGCTACGGTTCTAAATACTGGTATTGGCGGTACAACGGCTTTCTTACAAATTGATGATACACCCGTGTTCGTGAAAATGGTTCCGCTTACGGAACTTGAAAGCCACTACGATAATTATATGTCTACCAGAAACGCGTTCAATCTTCCTCCGTATTGCCACTATGGGATAGGTTCACCAGGTGCTGGAGTGTGGCGTGAGGTCGCTGCCCATACCATGACCACCAACTGGGTTCTGGCGAGACAGTGTGAGAACTTTCCCCTAATGTATCACTGGCGGGTGTTAAAAAGCCCAGAACGGCGTAATCCAATCTCTGAGGAACTGAGCGATGTTCCCAAAATGGTTGAGTTTTGGGGTACTTCAAAAATACGGGATCGTATTGAGGCCCTTGAGCAATCCAACTACAATGTTGTACTGTTCTGTGAGTACGTACCTTGCAACCTGCATAACTGGCTTGCCGAACAGGTCGCTATTGGTGAGAATGCAGCCAATTCAGCGTTTGCCATGTTGGACTCAAACTTGTTGTCAACGGTCTCCTTTATGAATGCGAACGGATTACTACATTTCGACGTTCACTTTAACAATGTTTTAACCGACGGACACCGTGTGTATATTTCGGACTTCGGACTTGCAACGTCTTCTCGATTTGAACTGTCAGATTCCGAATTGGAGTTTTTTGAATTGAACAAGACTCATGATGGATGTTATGTGGCAACACAAATAGTGAACTGGCTTGTAGCAGCATTGACGGGTAGGATGAACCGTTCTGAACGAATCGAATTCATACGTCGTTGTGCTGAGGGTAAGGAATCCCTCGAAGTGATGGATTCGGCAGCGGAGATTATAATGCGGTACGCTCCTATAGCTGTAGTGATCAATGATTTTTACACCAATCTCGTTTCGAATAACAGAAATACATCGTTTCCCGTTGAGGAGATTGAACGGGTCTGTATGAAAACTGGGTTCCAGCTGCCCTTCTCGAATCCCAGGCTGGTCTAG
- a CDS encoding GNAT family N-acetyltransferase, whose amino-acid sequence MPNVSVRYIHRNELDQLLLLYKHLNADDPELNIYEIQNHWREIMNDKLMKIIVVEHEGKLVSSCVLVLIRNLTRGARPYGLIENVVTHSDYRKNGYGKLVLQKAVETARENDCYKVMLMTSSRMEGTHSFYESCGFTKGDKTGFIIKM is encoded by the coding sequence ATGCCCAATGTGTCTGTCAGATACATTCATAGGAATGAATTAGATCAACTACTTTTGCTATATAAGCATTTAAATGCAGATGATCCAGAACTGAATATATACGAAATACAAAATCATTGGCGAGAGATAATGAATGACAAGCTGATGAAGATTATTGTTGTAGAGCATGAGGGGAAGCTTGTCTCTTCATGCGTTTTAGTTCTTATTAGGAATTTAACTAGGGGCGCAAGACCATATGGCTTGATTGAGAATGTTGTTACACATTCTGATTATAGAAAGAACGGTTACGGGAAATTAGTACTTCAAAAAGCAGTCGAAACCGCTAGGGAGAATGATTGTTACAAAGTGATGTTAATGACAAGCTCTAGAATGGAAGGAACCCATAGCTTTTATGAGAGCTGCGGATTCACTAAAGGGGATAAGACAGGATTTATAATTAAGATGTAA
- a CDS encoding MAE_28990/MAE_18760 family HEPN-like nuclease, with translation MNFWKLKYKIESYLNFFNKITIKDVSFYRVDAVNYAELKVDAQDIQEAEKQGEMKLQDVLSAMEFTLNERINFHVMDIQQEKGDGKSQFYGASNLASAVAVRVPFPETELENINDIFTGINNSNNIGTIAYQSYLKGIEVGEWYNEAFLNFFKAIEVIANTYLEAGKREKEISSEENLKSLVKDLEDYVKHKEDNLDKLKKICTNIHSLGFIELKMKIDIALMDLGLSEYSKEANKLVNFRNKFVAHGSSNKIIKIQELEKCKSISKMMIKKYIEKNHT, from the coding sequence ATGAACTTTTGGAAATTGAAATATAAGATTGAGTCGTATCTGAATTTCTTCAATAAAATCACAATCAAGGACGTTAGCTTTTATCGGGTTGATGCGGTTAATTATGCTGAACTGAAAGTTGATGCTCAAGACATTCAAGAAGCTGAAAAGCAAGGTGAAATGAAATTGCAAGATGTCTTGAGTGCTATGGAATTTACTTTAAACGAGAGAATTAACTTTCATGTTATGGATATCCAACAGGAAAAAGGTGATGGAAAGTCTCAATTTTATGGTGCTTCGAATTTAGCTAGCGCTGTTGCAGTAAGAGTTCCATTCCCAGAAACTGAGTTGGAAAATATCAATGATATTTTTACAGGGATCAATAACTCCAATAATATTGGAACTATAGCCTATCAATCATATTTGAAAGGAATTGAAGTCGGAGAATGGTATAACGAAGCGTTTCTGAACTTTTTCAAAGCAATAGAAGTTATTGCAAATACATATCTTGAAGCAGGAAAGAGGGAAAAAGAAATTTCTAGTGAAGAGAACCTAAAATCTTTAGTAAAAGATCTTGAAGATTATGTAAAACACAAAGAAGATAATCTTGATAAGTTAAAAAAAATTTGTACCAACATACACAGTTTGGGATTTATTGAACTTAAAATGAAAATTGATATAGCTTTAATGGATCTAGGTTTGAGTGAATACAGCAAAGAAGCAAATAAATTAGTGAACTTTAGAAATAAATTTGTAGCTCATGGAAGTAGTAACAAAATCATTAAAATTCAAGAGCTTGAGAAGTGCAAAAGCATTTCTAAGATGATGATTAAAAAATACATTGAGAAAAATCATACTTAA
- a CDS encoding NUDIX hydrolase, whose amino-acid sequence MGRREYGNVIGNLGKTYINKLSQATGDLCNARIETSNKRIDLMKLIRRITDSDIFGGTPELIESVSRYASRGVLIDEEMNAAMMYMSEINLYKLPGGGIEEKETIDQSFLREIREETGYEAKVFHELGYIEEHKKKNDFMQLSYCWIAYARRRVSAVKLSESEKQLGMVVNWMTLDRAMELMNESLINCNDYSTKFMILRDKTILNIAYEILKRNESEHFK is encoded by the coding sequence GTGGGACGTCGTGAATACGGGAACGTTATAGGAAATTTGGGCAAAACATATATAAACAAACTGAGCCAGGCAACTGGTGATCTTTGTAATGCTCGAATAGAGACATCGAATAAAAGGATTGATCTGATGAAATTAATTAGAAGAATTACTGATAGTGATATTTTCGGTGGAACTCCTGAATTGATTGAGTCGGTATCACGATATGCTTCAAGAGGTGTCCTAATTGATGAAGAGATGAATGCAGCTATGATGTATATGTCAGAAATTAATCTATACAAATTGCCAGGTGGAGGAATCGAAGAAAAAGAAACAATAGATCAATCATTTTTAAGAGAGATTAGAGAAGAGACTGGATATGAAGCTAAAGTATTCCATGAACTGGGATATATTGAAGAACATAAGAAGAAAAATGATTTTATGCAATTATCCTATTGTTGGATAGCATATGCAAGGAGAAGAGTCAGCGCTGTAAAACTTAGCGAAAGCGAAAAGCAACTTGGAATGGTGGTTAATTGGATGACTTTAGATAGGGCAATGGAATTGATGAATGAGTCATTGATAAACTGTAATGATTATTCAACAAAGTTCATGATTCTGCGTGATAAGACTATCCTAAATATTGCATATGAAATATTAAAAAGGAACGAAAGTGAACATTTTAAGTGA